In Nitrosarchaeum sp., the following proteins share a genomic window:
- a CDS encoding DUF6659 family protein, with protein MDFEKLCNKILEIDPHVRFTGILDSKGDLIIEKNRDDTTLLNEQEVKMSVHYTFERWTRLQNLSYKFGKEKLSVTEYENVILISIQFGKNLFLLSTDPNIDYMNIINKTKSIIVELQN; from the coding sequence ATGGATTTTGAAAAATTATGCAATAAAATATTAGAAATAGACCCACATGTTAGATTCACAGGAATTTTAGATTCAAAAGGTGATTTAATAATTGAAAAAAATCGTGACGATACAACATTACTTAATGAACAAGAAGTCAAAATGTCAGTTCATTATACTTTTGAAAGATGGACCCGTCTTCAAAATTTATCTTATAAATTTGGCAAAGAAAAATTATCAGTTACAGAATATGAAAATGTCATTTTAATTAGCATTCAATTTGGCAAAAATCTCTTTTTGTTAAGCACTGATCCCAACATTGATTATATGAATATAATTAATAAAACTAAATCAATTATTGTTGAATTACAAAATTAG
- a CDS encoding 30S ribosomal protein S27ae, translated as MAAKKASAGKKGSSPNVYKYFKVDKDKITRGRKNCSRCGKGVFMSKHKDRNTCGKCGLTEFNQ; from the coding sequence ATGGCAGCAAAAAAAGCATCTGCAGGAAAAAAAGGCTCTAGTCCAAATGTCTATAAATATTTCAAAGTAGACAAAGACAAAATAACAAGAGGTAGAAAAAATTGTTCTAGATGCGGAAAAGGAGTTTTCATGTCTAAACATAAAGACAGAAACACTTGTGGAAAATGTGGATTAACAGAATTTAATCAATAA
- a CDS encoding DUF309 domain-containing protein, with translation MERYMIHLKNNGYSPKDSSYLVNHARKICSTIPASVRVARVARKFLEFDVSVNPDDLDLVIEKLSLIGPLDNARHIFEEKIGKEDGTRDGVFYFNNERFWESHESLEGVWKQCYGREKELVQGIILLAVAFAHAQKNEARIGIGMLQRALEKLGDSPGTYGEIDVDRIRNKIKEMQKTKELTIFEI, from the coding sequence ATGGAACGATATATGATTCATTTAAAAAATAATGGTTACAGTCCTAAAGATTCCTCTTATCTTGTAAATCATGCAAGAAAAATATGTTCCACCATTCCAGCTTCAGTAAGAGTTGCTCGAGTCGCACGTAAATTTTTGGAATTTGATGTCTCTGTAAATCCTGACGATTTAGATCTTGTAATTGAAAAATTATCTCTAATTGGACCTTTGGATAATGCAAGACATATCTTTGAAGAAAAGATTGGGAAAGAAGATGGAACTCGTGATGGTGTCTTTTATTTTAACAATGAACGATTTTGGGAGAGTCATGAATCTTTAGAAGGTGTATGGAAGCAATGCTATGGCAGAGAAAAAGAACTTGTTCAGGGAATTATTCTTCTTGCAGTTGCATTTGCTCATGCACAAAAAAACGAAGCTCGTATAGGTATTGGAATGTTACAGCGAGCATTAGAAAAATTGGGTGACTCTCCTGGAACTTATGGTGAAATTGATGTCGATAGAATTAGAAATAAAATCAAAGAAATGCAAAAAACTAAAGAATTAACTATATTTGAGATTTGA
- a CDS encoding alkaline phosphatase family protein, whose amino-acid sequence MIYVLLDGVGDLPHPDLDGKTPLEAATTPTLDKLAQNGVIGEVISVGKGIAPESDIAVFNMLGYRFHHVDYAGRGVIEAIGVGIDFKDGDLALRGNYATLNDEGIIIDRRAGRHIEKNDAEGVAKEIENKIKFSFPNTSVVVSPTIGHRVTVRIRTENEKLSSQITNTDPAYARVEGMGIAKAVGDFLRIEKCLPLDETESAKKTAKLVNEFTAQSLQIMKESHINKKRINEKKKSLSCILLRDAGNKYPDVKPINEMYSMNFSCIVDMPVELGISEVLKMKAFEAGGLTDYEEKAIVAAKAMETQNAIYVHLKGPDEFGHDGDAIGKMKNIEEIDRRFFKTLLENIDFDKVAIVISADHSTPCINKGHSDDPVPILVSGNFIKNDGTTRVTEDQAKKGSIGLIQGADVVTTALNLIKSQI is encoded by the coding sequence ATGATTTATGTTCTTTTAGATGGGGTAGGTGATCTTCCACATCCAGATCTAGATGGTAAAACACCACTCGAAGCGGCAACCACTCCTACTCTAGACAAATTAGCACAAAATGGTGTAATAGGAGAAGTCATTTCGGTAGGAAAAGGAATTGCACCAGAATCAGACATTGCAGTTTTCAACATGCTAGGATACAGATTTCACCATGTTGATTACGCAGGAAGAGGGGTAATAGAAGCAATAGGGGTAGGAATTGATTTTAAAGATGGAGATTTAGCGCTAAGAGGAAATTATGCAACATTAAATGATGAAGGAATTATTATCGATAGACGTGCAGGAAGACATATTGAAAAAAATGATGCAGAGGGAGTTGCAAAAGAAATCGAAAATAAAATTAAATTTTCGTTTCCAAATACATCGGTAGTAGTATCGCCTACTATAGGCCATAGAGTAACAGTAAGAATTAGAACTGAGAACGAAAAATTATCATCTCAAATCACTAACACTGATCCTGCATATGCCAGAGTAGAAGGTATGGGAATAGCAAAAGCGGTTGGAGATTTTTTACGAATTGAAAAATGTTTACCGTTAGATGAAACTGAGAGTGCTAAAAAAACTGCTAAATTAGTTAATGAGTTTACGGCACAGTCACTTCAAATTATGAAAGAAAGTCACATTAATAAAAAAAGAATTAATGAAAAAAAGAAAAGTTTGAGTTGCATTTTACTAAGAGATGCAGGAAACAAATATCCAGACGTAAAGCCCATCAATGAAATGTATTCTATGAATTTTTCATGTATTGTAGATATGCCAGTAGAACTTGGAATTTCAGAAGTGTTAAAGATGAAAGCGTTTGAAGCAGGAGGATTAACAGATTATGAAGAAAAAGCAATAGTAGCTGCAAAAGCAATGGAGACTCAAAATGCGATTTACGTTCATCTAAAAGGACCAGATGAATTTGGTCATGATGGAGATGCTATTGGAAAAATGAAAAATATTGAAGAGATTGACCGTAGATTTTTCAAAACACTACTTGAAAATATTGATTTTGATAAAGTTGCAATAGTTATTTCAGCAGATCACTCGACACCGTGTATCAATAAAGGACATAGTGATGATCCTGTCCCAATTTTAGTATCGGGGAATTTTATCAAAAACGATGGAACAACTAGAGTTACGGAAGATCAAGCTAAAAAAGGGAGCATTGGTTTAATTCAAGGAGCAGATGTTGTAACTACAGCTCTTAATTTAATCAAATCTCAAATATAG
- a CDS encoding galactose-1-phosphate uridylyltransferase has product MGDMRKDYVSERFMIVSKKDDKVVDPKKSPYAPGNESMTNPSVLSLVAKDGMLQRLQDNEDEYVEGWSIRVFESKNPIVSIETENSYSDRPHYSEPAYGYHYIVVASPKEKDTLATIDSEQWSNILVVVQDRLRWLYTQKGVTYVSIYADQGESAGSKNPHPHLNILTFSTIPPVIEEEAEASYKILNEKGVCPMCQIVNEEMGGPRQVLQTEGFIAFCPWSPSYPYEFCISPKKHTTSFSKITQKEINDLSLILRATLGGLSKTVKDVSYNMVFHLSPEKKNSRQIHWHIEVYPITKPWSGLERGYGIFLNDISPEQAAEKLGASCRKELANLVGIV; this is encoded by the coding sequence ATGGGGGACATGCGTAAAGATTATGTTTCTGAACGCTTTATGATCGTCTCTAAAAAAGATGACAAAGTTGTAGATCCAAAAAAATCTCCTTATGCTCCTGGAAATGAATCAATGACAAATCCTTCTGTTCTATCATTAGTTGCAAAAGATGGTATGCTACAGCGTCTTCAGGATAATGAAGATGAATATGTTGAAGGCTGGTCGATTAGAGTATTTGAGAGTAAAAATCCTATAGTTTCTATTGAAACTGAAAATTCATACAGTGATAGACCTCATTATAGTGAACCAGCTTACGGTTATCATTACATTGTGGTTGCATCTCCTAAAGAAAAAGACACTCTTGCTACTATTGATTCTGAACAATGGTCCAACATTCTTGTGGTTGTACAGGATAGATTACGATGGCTCTATACCCAAAAAGGTGTGACATACGTTTCAATTTATGCTGATCAGGGAGAATCTGCAGGCAGTAAAAACCCCCATCCGCATTTGAATATTTTGACATTTTCAACAATTCCTCCTGTTATTGAAGAAGAAGCAGAAGCTTCCTACAAAATCCTTAATGAAAAAGGTGTATGCCCTATGTGCCAAATTGTCAATGAAGAAATGGGTGGGCCAAGACAAGTTCTTCAAACTGAAGGGTTTATTGCATTTTGTCCTTGGTCTCCATCATATCCATACGAATTTTGCATTTCTCCAAAAAAACATACGACTAGTTTTTCTAAAATAACTCAAAAAGAAATTAATGATCTTTCGCTTATTTTACGAGCTACGCTTGGTGGTTTGTCAAAAACTGTTAAAGATGTTTCATATAATATGGTATTTCATTTATCTCCTGAAAAGAAAAATAGCAGACAAATTCATTGGCATATTGAAGTTTATCCAATAACTAAGCCCTGGTCTGGTCTTGAACGTGGTTATGGCATTTTTCTTAATGACATATCTCCAGAACAGGCAGCTGAAAAACTTGGTGCGTCCTGTAGAAAAGAATTAGCCAATTTGGTTGGTATTGTTTGA
- a CDS encoding GNAT family N-acetyltransferase has protein sequence MNDLTIRKLQKEDLTNGFLQTLDSLRQTSNIDKKIIEKTFEKINSNQDQLTIVALLEGKVVGATTLLIETKFIHNGGKVGHIEDVVVNKKYQKNGIGEKMIKYLLRYAKEQGCYKTILDCVDDVKPFYEKLGFKHNANALRFDHA, from the coding sequence ATGAACGATTTAACAATTAGAAAATTACAAAAAGAGGATCTAACAAATGGATTTTTACAAACATTAGATTCATTACGACAAACCAGCAACATAGATAAAAAAATTATAGAAAAAACATTTGAAAAAATAAATTCAAATCAAGATCAATTAACCATAGTAGCATTATTAGAGGGAAAAGTAGTAGGTGCAACTACATTATTAATTGAAACTAAATTTATCCACAATGGTGGCAAAGTTGGACATATTGAAGATGTAGTAGTAAATAAAAAATATCAAAAGAATGGAATTGGAGAAAAAATGATAAAATATCTCTTAAGATATGCAAAGGAACAAGGGTGCTATAAAACAATTTTAGATTGTGTAGATGATGTCAAACCATTTTATGAAAAATTAGGCTTCAAACATAATGCAAATGCACTAAGATTCGATCATGCTTAG
- a CDS encoding nucleotidyltransferase family protein has protein sequence MKAVILAGGLGTRLQPYTTFLPKPMLPLGEKPILEHLIEWTQKNGVKSIVLCVSYLRKTIEDYFEDGKRFGVNIEYAVSNKPLATAGQLKTAEKFIDDTFVCMYGDSIFDFNLRNMIKHHKQKKSFVTMNLYEYKTNLPYGVIETTKTGKVVAWNEKPEITANVNTGCYVMEPEIMELIPKNVPYGMDDVIRKAMSKNKLVSSVVSKKGFLDIGNKATYRKANQEYLQKLGKI, from the coding sequence ATGAAAGCCGTAATACTTGCAGGAGGTTTAGGTACAAGATTGCAACCATATACAACTTTTCTACCAAAACCGATGCTTCCTTTGGGTGAAAAACCTATTTTAGAACACCTAATAGAATGGACACAAAAAAATGGTGTAAAATCCATAGTATTATGTGTAAGTTACCTAAGAAAAACGATTGAAGATTATTTTGAAGATGGCAAGCGCTTTGGGGTAAATATTGAATATGCGGTATCTAACAAACCATTAGCAACCGCAGGTCAACTTAAAACAGCAGAAAAATTCATTGACGATACTTTTGTTTGCATGTATGGAGATTCTATATTTGATTTCAATTTACGAAATATGATAAAACATCATAAACAAAAAAAATCATTTGTAACAATGAATTTGTATGAATACAAAACAAATCTACCATACGGAGTAATAGAAACCACCAAAACAGGGAAAGTGGTTGCATGGAATGAAAAGCCAGAAATCACTGCAAATGTAAATACTGGATGCTATGTAATGGAGCCAGAAATAATGGAGTTAATTCCAAAAAATGTTCCTTATGGAATGGATGATGTAATTAGAAAAGCAATGTCAAAAAATAAACTAGTTAGCAGTGTTGTGTCTAAAAAAGGGTTTTTGGATATTGGAAACAAAGCAACCTATAGAAAAGCAAATCAAGAATATCTTCAAAAACTAGGAAAAATTTAA
- the thiD gene encoding bifunctional hydroxymethylpyrimidine kinase/phosphomethylpyrimidine kinase, whose translation MNLLSIGGSDPSSGAGIQSDVKTFDMLNEYGLTVITAVTGQNTSNFGMIQPVSKKILKNQLELLISDFKIDGIKIGMVYNSNIIKIIHNELKQLKIPIVLDPIIKSTTGGLLIEKNAIKDFKKYLIPLATVITPNKFEAEFLSQIKINSKKSLLKAALKIQKMGAKSIIITGIETKNKKISDFILEEKRKYSISSNIIPKTNHGSGCNYSSALLVSLVNEKSLKESAKFSKQFTYNSIKNAKNIGRGIEITQIKKRDNIQIELSNWINKFIGIKNIYKNIPECQTNFVFSKINPKSIKDVVGIAGRIVKTGNKVMVAGDLEYGGSKHVATALIAMNKKFPEIRSAINLKYNEENILKLKKTKLIISSYDRNSEPNKIKTKEGSSIEWGIKLAIKKLETAPDVIYHKGDFGKEPMIIIFAKTPASIIEKVSKLFN comes from the coding sequence ATGAATTTACTTTCAATAGGGGGCTCTGATCCATCGTCTGGAGCTGGCATACAAAGCGATGTTAAAACATTTGATATGTTAAATGAGTACGGGTTGACTGTCATTACCGCAGTAACAGGACAAAATACATCTAATTTTGGAATGATTCAACCGGTGTCAAAAAAAATATTAAAAAATCAACTTGAATTATTGATTTCAGATTTTAAAATAGACGGGATAAAAATTGGAATGGTATACAATTCAAACATAATAAAAATAATACATAATGAATTAAAACAATTAAAGATTCCAATTGTATTAGATCCAATAATAAAATCAACCACAGGAGGTTTACTAATAGAAAAAAATGCCATTAAAGATTTTAAAAAATATTTAATTCCATTAGCGACAGTCATCACACCGAATAAATTCGAGGCAGAATTCTTATCTCAAATTAAAATAAATTCAAAAAAATCGCTTCTAAAAGCTGCTCTAAAAATTCAAAAGATGGGTGCAAAAAGCATCATAATTACAGGAATAGAAACAAAAAATAAGAAAATCTCAGATTTCATATTAGAAGAAAAAAGGAAATACTCCATATCAAGCAACATAATTCCAAAAACTAATCATGGTAGTGGTTGTAATTATTCATCTGCACTACTAGTTTCATTGGTAAATGAAAAATCATTAAAAGAATCAGCCAAGTTTTCAAAACAATTCACGTACAATTCAATAAAAAATGCCAAAAATATTGGACGTGGAATAGAAATTACACAAATAAAAAAAAGAGACAACATTCAAATTGAATTATCAAATTGGATTAACAAATTCATTGGAATCAAAAATATTTATAAAAATATTCCGGAATGCCAAACAAATTTTGTCTTTTCAAAAATAAATCCAAAATCAATTAAAGATGTAGTAGGAATTGCAGGGAGAATAGTTAAAACTGGGAATAAGGTCATGGTTGCAGGAGATTTGGAATATGGCGGTTCAAAACATGTTGCTACAGCGTTGATTGCTATGAATAAAAAATTTCCAGAAATACGCTCAGCAATTAATTTAAAATATAATGAAGAAAATATTTTAAAATTAAAAAAAACAAAATTAATTATTTCTAGCTATGATAGAAATTCAGAACCAAATAAAATTAAAACTAAAGAAGGATCATCCATAGAATGGGGAATAAAGTTAGCAATAAAAAAATTGGAAACAGCTCCAGATGTGATTTATCATAAAGGAGATTTCGGTAAAGAACCAATGATCATTATTTTTGCCAAAACTCCAGCATCCATTATTGAAAAAGTTTCAAAATTATTTAATTAA
- the thiC gene encoding phosphomethylpyrimidine synthase ThiC: MGTQMTAARRGIATDEMKIVAKDEDVTLEWLIPKIANGSIIIPSNNVRPQKIHNVGIGKGLKTKVNVNIGTSTLNVNLEEEIEKAKVAVKYHADTLMDLSDGGDVKKIRRALLEVTPITFGTVPIYEAYNYGIEVHKNPLNLTEDDFLNAFENNAKDGVDYTTIHCGITKDIAKKILKVKRYGGVVSKGGTITAAWMLRHDKENPYLTHYDYLIEIAKKYDVTFSLGDALRPGSILDSHDELQVQEMIHMSQLTKRAHEQDVQVMVEGPGHVPLNEVATNVRLAKSLIGDVPYYVLGPLVTDVASGHDHIASAIGAAVSASEGVDLLCYLTPSEHLALPNADEVKEGLIAYRIAAHAADLVKLREKAIKWDMAMTEARRTLDWEKQIALSIDPEEAAKIHGRTGQRPGNNVPCTMCGGACVYVMLPQQRKYDKEEKLQQI, from the coding sequence ATGGGTACTCAAATGACTGCTGCCCGAAGGGGTATTGCTACAGACGAAATGAAGATTGTGGCAAAAGACGAGGATGTTACATTAGAATGGCTTATTCCTAAAATTGCAAATGGTTCTATTATAATTCCTAGCAACAATGTTAGACCTCAAAAAATTCACAATGTTGGAATTGGAAAGGGTCTAAAAACTAAAGTGAATGTAAACATTGGAACTTCTACACTAAATGTCAACCTTGAAGAAGAGATTGAAAAAGCAAAGGTTGCTGTAAAATACCATGCAGACACATTGATGGATTTAAGCGATGGTGGTGATGTCAAAAAAATACGACGTGCATTATTAGAAGTTACGCCTATTACATTTGGAACAGTACCCATCTATGAGGCATACAACTATGGCATTGAAGTTCATAAAAATCCTTTAAATTTAACTGAAGATGATTTTTTAAACGCATTTGAAAATAATGCAAAAGATGGTGTTGATTATACTACTATCCACTGTGGAATTACAAAAGATATTGCAAAAAAAATTCTAAAAGTTAAAAGATATGGCGGTGTGGTGAGCAAGGGTGGAACAATCACTGCTGCTTGGATGTTGCGACATGATAAAGAAAATCCATATTTGACTCATTATGATTACCTCATTGAAATTGCTAAAAAATACGATGTTACATTTAGCTTAGGTGACGCATTACGACCTGGCTCTATTCTTGATTCTCATGATGAACTTCAGGTTCAAGAGATGATACACATGTCTCAACTAACAAAACGTGCTCATGAACAAGATGTTCAAGTGATGGTTGAAGGACCAGGGCATGTTCCATTAAATGAAGTTGCTACTAATGTCCGATTAGCCAAATCTTTGATAGGTGATGTTCCTTACTATGTGTTAGGTCCTTTGGTGACTGATGTTGCTTCAGGGCATGATCATATTGCAAGTGCTATCGGTGCTGCTGTTTCTGCAAGTGAAGGTGTTGATCTATTATGTTATCTTACTCCTTCTGAACATCTTGCATTGCCTAATGCTGATGAAGTAAAGGAAGGTCTAATTGCATATAGAATTGCAGCACATGCAGCTGATTTGGTGAAACTTCGAGAAAAGGCAATAAAATGGGACATGGCAATGACTGAAGCTCGTCGAACATTGGATTGGGAAAAACAAATTGCGTTATCTATTGATCCTGAAGAGGCAGCTAAGATTCATGGTCGAACTGGACAACGTCCAGGAAATAATGTTCCTTGTACAATGTGTGGTGGAGCATGTGTCTATGTTATGCTACCTCAACAAAGAAAATATGATAAAGAAGAAAAATTACAACAGATTTAG
- a CDS encoding NUDIX domain-containing protein — MRATKIVTSFIKDEQKILILKRSDKVKTMKGLWAGISGIIEKNESPLTRAKIEIFEETGIAEDKIKLIKSAEKLRVNSPQYENHEWEIFPFLFEAKNPEIKLNWENSEYLWITIDELKNYNSVPSLEKVLLNLL; from the coding sequence ATGCGTGCAACCAAAATTGTTACATCTTTTATTAAAGATGAACAAAAAATACTCATTCTAAAAAGAAGCGATAAAGTAAAAACTATGAAAGGATTATGGGCAGGAATTAGCGGCATCATTGAAAAAAACGAATCTCCTTTAACACGAGCAAAAATAGAGATTTTTGAAGAAACTGGGATTGCAGAAGATAAAATAAAATTAATAAAATCTGCAGAAAAACTTAGGGTAAATTCACCACAATATGAAAATCATGAGTGGGAAATATTTCCATTCTTATTTGAAGCAAAAAATCCAGAAATAAAACTAAATTGGGAAAATTCAGAATATTTGTGGATAACTATTGATGAATTAAAAAATTACAATTCAGTTCCTAGTCTTGAAAAAGTATTACTAAATCTGTTGTAA
- a CDS encoding prephenate dehydrogenase, with the protein MKKKITIIGVGGQMGQWFAKYFLANDFEVTGYDSENKIQGKGIIQSDSLVGGILKADYVVLCTPTRRTPEIIRLIAKEMKRGTYLIEISSEKSKVVASLSKMPAKINPICIHPMFGPGAKSIKGQNIISVPIKDAKKELTVVKELFEGANFVTIDAVEHDKKIAVILGLTHLMNLVFANIISKDEKMSLTEKMSGTTFRVQKILAESIMTESPELIETIIANPEIRRVAEELWKDIGRLLTAVQESKTEEVIDYIKNCQEKLSANTNLEDSYKKLTKMVHAVEK; encoded by the coding sequence ATGAAGAAGAAAATTACAATAATTGGAGTCGGGGGTCAAATGGGGCAATGGTTTGCAAAATATTTTCTAGCAAATGACTTTGAAGTTACAGGTTATGATAGTGAAAACAAGATACAAGGAAAAGGAATAATCCAATCAGATTCCCTAGTAGGGGGCATTTTAAAAGCAGATTACGTTGTGTTGTGTACTCCAACAAGAAGAACGCCAGAAATAATTAGATTAATTGCAAAAGAGATGAAAAGAGGAACATATCTAATTGAAATATCATCAGAAAAATCCAAAGTAGTAGCATCATTATCAAAAATGCCTGCAAAAATTAATCCCATATGCATTCATCCCATGTTTGGTCCTGGTGCAAAATCAATCAAAGGACAGAACATAATTTCAGTTCCAATAAAAGATGCAAAAAAAGAATTGACAGTTGTAAAAGAACTTTTTGAGGGTGCAAATTTTGTAACAATCGATGCAGTTGAGCATGATAAAAAAATTGCAGTTATTTTAGGATTAACTCATTTGATGAATCTTGTATTTGCAAATATTATTTCAAAAGATGAAAAAATGTCATTAACTGAAAAAATGTCAGGAACTACATTCAGAGTTCAAAAAATACTTGCGGAAAGTATAATGACAGAATCTCCAGAATTAATTGAAACGATTATAGCAAATCCTGAAATTAGAAGAGTTGCAGAAGAACTTTGGAAAGACATAGGCAGACTACTGACAGCAGTACAAGAATCAAAGACGGAAGAAGTAATAGATTACATTAAAAATTGTCAAGAGAAACTTTCTGCAAATACAAATCTGGAGGATTCTTATAAAAAATTGACAAAAATGGTACATGCAGTTGAAAAATAA
- a CDS encoding aminotransferase class I/II-fold pyridoxal phosphate-dependent enzyme: protein MSDINQLRNRIDEITIEMIKMLKMRTDISKEIGEIKKNIGKGVTDETREDNLRSKIITLCNELKFDESIATKFLNFLLNESIKVQSDSKQTHLSIFHKAKAMERDGKKIIHMEVGEPDFPPPQIVKKALEEVFDKGFLKYGNAKGLPSFREALAKYSSEKFGVEVSQDNIMVSPGARFSIYTAISTLLNPGDELIVIEPSWPAYKECALNSGIKVRTITTTLEGKWEPTIEQIQKVINNNTKMIILNYPNNPTGKILPEELQDEIVRLAIKNNLYILSDEIYSQYAYKKWKSILCYNYDKSIITQSFSKSHAMTGFRIGYTISRPEIIEKLSKLEALCLTNVSEPIQYIAMKALEADISDNTNTVQTRLNVLIEKAKDMNLDFIAPDGAMYLFARINQDGFSGVQFANNLLEKGLAVAPGEGFGEFKNFIRLSACQDEKILMEGMNILGNMLRDKQ from the coding sequence ATGTCAGACATCAACCAACTTCGGAATAGAATCGACGAGATCACCATAGAAATGATCAAGATGCTAAAAATGCGAACAGATATTTCTAAAGAAATTGGAGAAATTAAAAAAAACATAGGAAAAGGAGTAACAGATGAAACTCGTGAAGATAATCTTCGCTCAAAAATAATCACATTATGTAACGAATTAAAATTTGATGAATCAATTGCAACAAAATTTTTAAACTTTTTACTTAATGAATCAATTAAGGTACAGTCAGATAGTAAACAAACACATCTATCAATTTTTCATAAAGCTAAAGCAATGGAACGTGATGGGAAAAAAATCATCCATATGGAAGTAGGTGAACCAGATTTTCCCCCTCCTCAAATTGTTAAAAAAGCTCTTGAAGAAGTTTTTGATAAAGGATTTTTAAAATACGGAAATGCAAAAGGATTACCTTCATTTAGAGAAGCGCTCGCTAAATATTCATCTGAGAAATTTGGAGTCGAAGTTTCACAAGACAACATAATGGTTAGTCCAGGTGCTCGCTTTTCAATCTATACTGCAATTAGTACTTTGTTAAATCCAGGAGATGAATTAATTGTAATTGAACCATCATGGCCAGCATACAAAGAGTGTGCGTTAAATTCCGGAATTAAAGTGAGAACCATAACCACTACATTGGAAGGAAAGTGGGAACCAACAATTGAACAAATTCAAAAAGTTATCAACAATAACACAAAAATGATCATACTAAATTATCCAAACAATCCAACGGGAAAAATTCTTCCCGAAGAATTACAAGATGAAATCGTAAGGTTAGCAATTAAAAATAATTTATACATTTTAAGTGATGAAATTTACTCTCAATATGCATACAAAAAATGGAAAAGCATACTATGTTATAATTATGATAAAAGTATCATCACTCAATCATTTTCAAAATCACATGCAATGACAGGATTTAGGATAGGATACACCATTTCAAGACCAGAAATTATAGAAAAATTATCAAAATTAGAAGCCCTTTGCCTGACAAATGTGTCTGAACCTATTCAATATATTGCCATGAAAGCCTTGGAGGCAGACATATCAGATAATACTAATACAGTACAAACCAGACTAAATGTATTGATTGAAAAGGCAAAAGATATGAATTTGGATTTTATTGCTCCAGATGGAGCAATGTATCTATTTGCTCGCATCAATCAAGATGGTTTTAGCGGAGTACAATTTGCAAACAATCTTTTAGAAAAAGGATTAGCTGTTGCACCTGGAGAAGGTTTTGGAGAATTCAAGAATTTCATTAGATTATCGGCGTGTCAAGACGAAAAAATACTAATGGAGGGAATGAATATACTTGGTAATATGTTGAGAGATAAGCAATGA